The Bos taurus isolate L1 Dominette 01449 registration number 42190680 breed Hereford chromosome 18, ARS-UCD2.0, whole genome shotgun sequence genome has a window encoding:
- the ATMIN gene encoding ATM interactor, giving the protein MAASEAAAAADPAALASGAPAVPAAARGAAAASGPWVPPGRLRGSRPRPPPARQQPAGSAPPARELIQPSVSELSRAVRTNILCTVRGCGKILPNSPALNMHLVKSHRLQDGIVNPTVRKDLKTVPKFYCCPIEGCPRGPDRPFSQFSLVKQHFMKMHAEKKHKCSKCSNSYGTEWDLKRHAEDCGKTFQCTCGCPYASRTALQSHIYRTGHEIPAEHRDPPSKKRKMEGCLHSQKLSRKTVESLSKQPIPRPDAPQLETSEIKLVASFEDSCSSNAKQQTLAAAPRYPQKLLLPKPKVALVKLPVMQFSPVPVFVPTADSSAQPVVLGVDHQGSAPGAVHLLPLSIGTLILSLDSEACSLKESLPLSKVVNPVAVEPISTGIQVNLGKSPFSPLQELGNTCQKNSISSINVQTDLSYTTPQFMPTAQWASPDSSVSSCSQTDLTFGSQVSLPISVQTQTFLPSSKVTSSIAAQTDAFIDASFQPGGISRETQTSGMQSPADDRVQMDQAVMCGDIFESVHSSYGVSTDSIISSSLVAESVTHDLLPQNHAKTLTQDIEKSTPIINFSAPNSMLSSQNMTDNQTQTMDLLSDLENILSSNLPGQTLDNRSLLSDTNTGPDTQLPSGPTQNPAIDFDIEEFFSASNIQTQTEESELSTMTTEPVLESLDIETQTDFFLADPSAQAYSCRGNSSFLGLEMFDTQTQTDLNFFLDSSPRLPLGSILKHSSFSMSTDSSDTETQTDGISTAKNLPALESKVQLNSAETQTMNSGFETLGSLFFTSNETQTAMDDFLLADLAWNTMESQFSSVETQTCAELHPVSNF; this is encoded by the exons ATGGCGGCCtctgaggcggcggcggcggcggatcCCGCGGCTCTCGCCTCGGGCGCCCCGGCCGTCCCGGCGGCCGCGAGGGGAGCCGCCGCCGCCTCGGGCCCGTGGGTGCCCCCCGGGCGGCTGAGAGGCAGCCGGCCGCGACCGCCGCCGGCGAGGCAGCAGCCCGCGGGTTCGGCGCCGCCGGCCCGGGAGCTTATCCAGCCGTCGGTGAGCGAGCTGTCCCGGGCCGTGCGGACCAACATCCTGTGCACGGTGCGCGGCTGCGGCAAGATCCTGCCCAACAGCCCCGCGCTCAACATGCACCTGGTCAAGAGCCACCGCCTGCAG GATGGCATAGTAAATCCAACAGTAAGAAAAGATTTGAAAACTGTACCGAAATTCTACTGTTGTCCAATTGAAGGATGCCCTAGAGGCCCTGACAGACCATTTTCTCAATTTTCTCTCGTAAAACAG CACTTTATGAAAATGCATGCTGAAAAGAAGCATAAATGTAGTAAGTGCAGCAATTCGTATGGCACCGAGTGGGACTTGAAAAGACATGCAGAGGATTGTGGCAAGACCTTCCAGTGCACGTGTGGGTGTCCCTATGCCAGCCGGACTGCGTTACAGTCCCACATCTACCGAACTGGCCATGAGATCCCTGCAGAACACAG GGATCCACCtagtaagaaaaggaaaatggaaggcTGCCTGCACAGCCAGAAGCTGTCCAGGAAGACCGTTGAATCGCTGAGCAAGCAGCCGATTCCACGGCCAGacgctccacaactagagacttcaGAAATAAAGCTGGTGGCTTCCTTTGAAGACTCGTGCAGCTCTAATGCCAAACAACAGACTCTTGCAGCAGCTCCACGGTACCCTCAGAAGTTGCTTTTACCAAAGCCCAAAGTGGCTTTGGTTAAACTCCCCGTCATGCAGTTTTCTCCTGTGCCTGTCTTTGTGCCTACAGCCGACTCCTCGGCCCAGCCTGTGGTGTTGGGTGTCGACCATCAGGGCTCTGCCCCCGGTGCCGTGCACTTACTGCCCTTGTCCATTGGAACCCTGATCCTCAGCCTGGATTCGGAAGCCTGCTCTCTCAAGGAGAGCCTCCCTCTTTCAAAAGTTGTAAATCCTGTTGCTGTTGAGCCAATTAGCACAGGTATTCAAGTGAACTTGGGTAAAAGTCCATTTAGCCCGTTACAAGAACTCGGGAACACATGTCAGAAGAACAGCATTTCTTCCATCAATGTGCAGACAGACCTGTCCTACACCACACCGCAGTTCATGCCGACTGCACAGTGGGCCAGCCCTGACTCCTCTGTGTCGTCCTGTTCGCAAACTGATTTGACATTTGGTTCCCAGGTTTCCCTTCCCATTAGTGTTCAAACTCAGACTTTTTTGCCCAGTTCTAAGGTAACCTCATCCATCGCTGCTCAAACTGATGCATTTATAGATGCCAGTTTCCAGCCAGGTGGGATCTCCAGAGAAACTCAGACCAGCGGAATGCAAAGTCCAGCAGATGACCGAGTACAGATGGACCAAGCTGTAATGTGTGGAGACATTTTTGAAAGTGTCCATTCATCATATGGTGTGTCCACAGACAGTATTATAAGCAGCAGCTTAGTAGCAGAGTCTGTAACTCATGACTTGTTACCTCAGAACCACGCTAAAACTTTAACTCAAGATATTGAGAAATCCACACCAATAATAAACTTCAGTGCACCAAACAGTATGCTTTCGTCACAGAACATGACAGATAATCAGACCCAAACCATGGATTTACTAAGTGATCTAGAAAACATCTTGTCAAGTAACCTACCTGGTCAGACGCTGGACAATCGTAGTCTTTTGTCTGACACAAATACTGGACCTGACACCCAGCTCCCATCTGGCCCAACCCAGAATCCTGCAATTGATTTTGATATCGAAGAGTTCTTTTCAGCCTCAAATATACAGACACAAACCGAGGAGAGTGAACTTAGCACCATGACCACTGAGCCAGTCTTGGAGTCACTGGACATAGAAACCCAAACTGACTTCTTCCTTGCAGACCCTTCTGCCCAGGCCTACAGTTGTAGGGGGAATTCGAGCTTCTTAGGCCTTGAGATGTTTGACACGCAGACACAGACAGACCTGAACTTCTTTTTAGACAGTAGCCCTCGTCTGCCACTGGGAAGTATCCTGAAACACTCCAGCTTTTCCATGAGTACTGATTCATCTGACACAGAGACCCAGACTGACGGAATCTCCACTGCTAAAAACCTGCCTGCCCTGGAAAGCAAAGTTCAGTTGAACAGTGCCGAAacacagaccatgaactctggCTTTGAAACTTTGGGGAGCTTATTCTTCACCAGCAATGAAACTCAGACAGCAATGGATGACTTTCTTCTGGCCGATCTGGCCTGGAACACGATGGAATCTCAGTTCAGCTCTGTTGAAACCCAAACGTGTGCAGAACTACACCCAGTCTCCAACTTCTGA
- the CENPN gene encoding centromere protein N (The RefSeq protein has 1 substitution compared to this genomic sequence), with translation MDETLAEFFRRTILKIPMTEMMTILKTWNFMSENQLQTVNFRQRKESIVQDLVLLCEENHASLNDAAHLDIIYTQFHRHQKIWDVFQMSKAPGDDIDLFDMEQFKSSFKKILQRALKNVTVSFRDAEENSVWIRIAWGTQYKKPNQYKPAYVVYYSQTPYAFTSSSRLKSNLPLLGQALTVASKHHQIVKMDLRSRYLDSLKAIVFKQYNQSFETHNCTTSLQEGSLGLDINMDSRIIHENKVEKERVQRVTQEIFGDYPQPRLEFAQYKLETKFKSDLNGGILAEREEPLRCLVKFSSPHLLEALKSLAPAGIADAPLSPLLTCIPNKGKNYFKIRDK, from the exons ATGGATGAAACTCTTGCCGAGTTTTTCAGGAGGACCATCTTGAAAATCCCAATGACTGAAATGATGACAATCCTAAAAACCTGGAATTTTTTGTCTGAAAATCAACTGCAGACCGTAAACTTTCGGCAGAGAAAGGAATCTATTGTTCAGGACTTGGTTCTGCTTTGTGAG GAGAACCATGCGAGTCTCAATGACGCAGCCCATTTAGACATCATTT ATACTCAGTTTCATCGGCACCAGAAAATTTGGGATGTTTTTCAGATGAGTAAAGCACCAG GTGACGACATTGATCTTTTTGATATGGAACAATTCAAAAGTTCATTCAAGAAAATTCTTCAGAGAGcattaaaaaat gtgacagTCAGCTTCAGAGACGCCGAGGAGAACTCGGTATGGATTCGAATTGCCTGGGGAACACAGTATAAAAAGCCAAACCAGTACAAACCTGCTTACGTGGTATACTATTCCCAAACTCCATATGCCTTCACTTCGTCCTCCCGACTGAAGAGCAATCTACCCCTTCTGGGTCAG GCACTGACAGTTGCTAGCAAACACCATCAGATTGTGAAAATGGACCTCAGAAGCCGGTATCTGGACTCTCTTAAGGCTATTGTTTTTAAACAGTATAATCAG agCTTTGAAACTCACAACTGTACTACATCTCTACAAGAAGGAAGCCTTGGGCTAGATATAAATA TGGATTCAAGGATCATTCATGAAAACaaagttgaaaaagaaagagtGCAGAGAGTGACTCAAGAAATTTTTGGAGACTATCCTCAACCAAGACTAGAATTTGCACAATATAAG CTTGAAACGAAATTCAAAAGTGACTTAAACGGGGGCATCCTGGCTGAGAGAGAAGAGCCCCTCCGGTGCCTGGTAAAGTTCTCTAGCCCGCATCTTCTGGAAGCGCTGAAATCCCTGGCCCCAGCCG gtatTGCAGATGCACCACTTTCTCCACTGCTCACTTGCATACCCAATAAgggaaagaattattttaaaattagagataAATAA
- the ATMIN gene encoding ATM interactor isoform X1, whose amino-acid sequence MLLSPHHNPESESEVSQSCLTLCDPVDCSPPGSSVHGILQDGIVNPTVRKDLKTVPKFYCCPIEGCPRGPDRPFSQFSLVKQHFMKMHAEKKHKCSKCSNSYGTEWDLKRHAEDCGKTFQCTCGCPYASRTALQSHIYRTGHEIPAEHRDPPSKKRKMEGCLHSQKLSRKTVESLSKQPIPRPDAPQLETSEIKLVASFEDSCSSNAKQQTLAAAPRYPQKLLLPKPKVALVKLPVMQFSPVPVFVPTADSSAQPVVLGVDHQGSAPGAVHLLPLSIGTLILSLDSEACSLKESLPLSKVVNPVAVEPISTGIQVNLGKSPFSPLQELGNTCQKNSISSINVQTDLSYTTPQFMPTAQWASPDSSVSSCSQTDLTFGSQVSLPISVQTQTFLPSSKVTSSIAAQTDAFIDASFQPGGISRETQTSGMQSPADDRVQMDQAVMCGDIFESVHSSYGVSTDSIISSSLVAESVTHDLLPQNHAKTLTQDIEKSTPIINFSAPNSMLSSQNMTDNQTQTMDLLSDLENILSSNLPGQTLDNRSLLSDTNTGPDTQLPSGPTQNPAIDFDIEEFFSASNIQTQTEESELSTMTTEPVLESLDIETQTDFFLADPSAQAYSCRGNSSFLGLEMFDTQTQTDLNFFLDSSPRLPLGSILKHSSFSMSTDSSDTETQTDGISTAKNLPALESKVQLNSAETQTMNSGFETLGSLFFTSNETQTAMDDFLLADLAWNTMESQFSSVETQTCAELHPVSNF is encoded by the exons ATGCTACTGAGTCCTCACCAcaaccctgaaagtgaaagtgaagtctctcagtcgtgtctgactctttgcgaccccgtggactgtagcccaccaggctcctccgtccatgggattctccag GATGGCATAGTAAATCCAACAGTAAGAAAAGATTTGAAAACTGTACCGAAATTCTACTGTTGTCCAATTGAAGGATGCCCTAGAGGCCCTGACAGACCATTTTCTCAATTTTCTCTCGTAAAACAG CACTTTATGAAAATGCATGCTGAAAAGAAGCATAAATGTAGTAAGTGCAGCAATTCGTATGGCACCGAGTGGGACTTGAAAAGACATGCAGAGGATTGTGGCAAGACCTTCCAGTGCACGTGTGGGTGTCCCTATGCCAGCCGGACTGCGTTACAGTCCCACATCTACCGAACTGGCCATGAGATCCCTGCAGAACACAG GGATCCACCtagtaagaaaaggaaaatggaaggcTGCCTGCACAGCCAGAAGCTGTCCAGGAAGACCGTTGAATCGCTGAGCAAGCAGCCGATTCCACGGCCAGacgctccacaactagagacttcaGAAATAAAGCTGGTGGCTTCCTTTGAAGACTCGTGCAGCTCTAATGCCAAACAACAGACTCTTGCAGCAGCTCCACGGTACCCTCAGAAGTTGCTTTTACCAAAGCCCAAAGTGGCTTTGGTTAAACTCCCCGTCATGCAGTTTTCTCCTGTGCCTGTCTTTGTGCCTACAGCCGACTCCTCGGCCCAGCCTGTGGTGTTGGGTGTCGACCATCAGGGCTCTGCCCCCGGTGCCGTGCACTTACTGCCCTTGTCCATTGGAACCCTGATCCTCAGCCTGGATTCGGAAGCCTGCTCTCTCAAGGAGAGCCTCCCTCTTTCAAAAGTTGTAAATCCTGTTGCTGTTGAGCCAATTAGCACAGGTATTCAAGTGAACTTGGGTAAAAGTCCATTTAGCCCGTTACAAGAACTCGGGAACACATGTCAGAAGAACAGCATTTCTTCCATCAATGTGCAGACAGACCTGTCCTACACCACACCGCAGTTCATGCCGACTGCACAGTGGGCCAGCCCTGACTCCTCTGTGTCGTCCTGTTCGCAAACTGATTTGACATTTGGTTCCCAGGTTTCCCTTCCCATTAGTGTTCAAACTCAGACTTTTTTGCCCAGTTCTAAGGTAACCTCATCCATCGCTGCTCAAACTGATGCATTTATAGATGCCAGTTTCCAGCCAGGTGGGATCTCCAGAGAAACTCAGACCAGCGGAATGCAAAGTCCAGCAGATGACCGAGTACAGATGGACCAAGCTGTAATGTGTGGAGACATTTTTGAAAGTGTCCATTCATCATATGGTGTGTCCACAGACAGTATTATAAGCAGCAGCTTAGTAGCAGAGTCTGTAACTCATGACTTGTTACCTCAGAACCACGCTAAAACTTTAACTCAAGATATTGAGAAATCCACACCAATAATAAACTTCAGTGCACCAAACAGTATGCTTTCGTCACAGAACATGACAGATAATCAGACCCAAACCATGGATTTACTAAGTGATCTAGAAAACATCTTGTCAAGTAACCTACCTGGTCAGACGCTGGACAATCGTAGTCTTTTGTCTGACACAAATACTGGACCTGACACCCAGCTCCCATCTGGCCCAACCCAGAATCCTGCAATTGATTTTGATATCGAAGAGTTCTTTTCAGCCTCAAATATACAGACACAAACCGAGGAGAGTGAACTTAGCACCATGACCACTGAGCCAGTCTTGGAGTCACTGGACATAGAAACCCAAACTGACTTCTTCCTTGCAGACCCTTCTGCCCAGGCCTACAGTTGTAGGGGGAATTCGAGCTTCTTAGGCCTTGAGATGTTTGACACGCAGACACAGACAGACCTGAACTTCTTTTTAGACAGTAGCCCTCGTCTGCCACTGGGAAGTATCCTGAAACACTCCAGCTTTTCCATGAGTACTGATTCATCTGACACAGAGACCCAGACTGACGGAATCTCCACTGCTAAAAACCTGCCTGCCCTGGAAAGCAAAGTTCAGTTGAACAGTGCCGAAacacagaccatgaactctggCTTTGAAACTTTGGGGAGCTTATTCTTCACCAGCAATGAAACTCAGACAGCAATGGATGACTTTCTTCTGGCCGATCTGGCCTGGAACACGATGGAATCTCAGTTCAGCTCTGTTGAAACCCAAACGTGTGCAGAACTACACCCAGTCTCCAACTTCTGA
- the CENPN gene encoding centromere protein N isoform X1: MDETLAEFFRRTILKIPMTEMMTILKTWNFLSENQLQTVNFRQRKESIVQDLVLLCEENHASLNDAAHLDIIYTQFHRHQKIWDVFQMSKAPGDDIDLFDMEQFKSSFKKILQRALKNVTVSFRDAEENSVWIRIAWGTQYKKPNQYKPAYVVYYSQTPYAFTSSSRLKSNLPLLGQALTVASKHHQIVKMDLRSRYLDSLKAIVFKQYNQSFETHNCTTSLQEGSLGLDINMDSRIIHENKVEKERVQRVTQEIFGDYPQPRLEFAQYKLETKFKSDLNGGILAEREEPLRCLVKFSSPHLLEALKSLAPAGIADAPLSPLLTCIPNKGKNYFKIRDK; encoded by the exons ATGGATGAAACTCTTGCCGAGTTTTTCAGGAGGACCATCTTGAAAATCCCAATGACTGAAATGATGACAATCCTAAAAACCTGGAATTTTTTGTCTGAAAATCAACTGCAGACCGTAAACTTTCGGCAGAGAAAGGAATCTATTGTTCAGGACTTGGTTCTGCTTTGTGAG GAGAACCATGCGAGTCTCAATGACGCAGCCCATTTAGACATCATTT ATACTCAGTTTCATCGGCACCAGAAAATTTGGGATGTTTTTCAGATGAGTAAAGCACCAG GTGACGACATTGATCTTTTTGATATGGAACAATTCAAAAGTTCATTCAAGAAAATTCTTCAGAGAGcattaaaaaat gtgacagTCAGCTTCAGAGACGCCGAGGAGAACTCGGTATGGATTCGAATTGCCTGGGGAACACAGTATAAAAAGCCAAACCAGTACAAACCTGCTTACGTGGTATACTATTCCCAAACTCCATATGCCTTCACTTCGTCCTCCCGACTGAAGAGCAATCTACCCCTTCTGGGTCAG GCACTGACAGTTGCTAGCAAACACCATCAGATTGTGAAAATGGACCTCAGAAGCCGGTATCTGGACTCTCTTAAGGCTATTGTTTTTAAACAGTATAATCAG agCTTTGAAACTCACAACTGTACTACATCTCTACAAGAAGGAAGCCTTGGGCTAGATATAAATA TGGATTCAAGGATCATTCATGAAAACaaagttgaaaaagaaagagtGCAGAGAGTGACTCAAGAAATTTTTGGAGACTATCCTCAACCAAGACTAGAATTTGCACAATATAAG CTTGAAACGAAATTCAAAAGTGACTTAAACGGGGGCATCCTGGCTGAGAGAGAAGAGCCCCTCCGGTGCCTGGTAAAGTTCTCTAGCCCGCATCTTCTGGAAGCGCTGAAATCCCTGGCCCCAGCCG gtatTGCAGATGCACCACTTTCTCCACTGCTCACTTGCATACCCAATAAgggaaagaattattttaaaattagagataAATAA